One segment of Babylonia areolata isolate BAREFJ2019XMU chromosome 24, ASM4173473v1, whole genome shotgun sequence DNA contains the following:
- the LOC143298948 gene encoding uncharacterized protein LOC143298948 — MVPLRDPDKHRLQEQEHVPKDMNQETKNDGHSMGIGQKLALNASLWGNEASTDFEQLYTVPILQTLGLPMRLASVTGAVAGPTAFLLLPLLGWLTDRGSNPVRRKTMAAMFACGVTLLGMLCVIMANILHFSYLLENSVNINSTAHASHPAESGAWNGEVTTSGQGTDASDTAHGPDYGATDSTNDNLATFGITQAHTENFEVPFKAGLGLLGFILLDIGFDASNACIKSFVLTCGPRSEHSSLLLIGLVIASAGGVSTASLALVDFGPMFGLSYIEGARLTIQTTVQAVVVTIFMIVGLSISLLTVNRMLKLHSSSAEDAVVIPKPQNSLAHEAKPHHEETLSRSVILDALENSFRSLGGGSFHFDQNMAIRGEQQRSQSLDHRIYHRSTERTPLLEDERGVMEESEQEKSWIASASVSYEKTDSLSSIPDHLEARTTTMKDVPERHMSKQTPEDMLEVEVDEIQSRCCKRGFKTKLFLVFLATYFSSSAMSFFSMTSSDFVGKAIYGGDPAALPGSQSLISYQEGVRMSSIGFFIHYIFYFIISIVQSRILALIGCRAEFVIIHLSLAAMMVATSLTERLEVYFLMTVAAGLHRACIYSIPFAVVNDLIQSKASGDVGLAMSMVVAALPLSYCTLFSWVGSLEELTGVVAVPFWVGCVTAVLATCMFLAVGKV, encoded by the exons ATGGTACCGCTACGGGACCCAGACAAACATCGGCTTCAGGAACAGGAACATGTCCCCAAGGATATGAACCAAGAGACAAAGAACGATGGTCACAGCATGGGCATCGGACAGAAACTGGCCTTGAACGCTTCTCTGTGGGGCAACGAAGCGAGCACTGATTTTGAGCAACTGTACACTGTACCC ATTCTGCAAACACTGGGCTTACCCATGAGGCTGGCTTCCGTGACTGGTGCAGTCGCTGGGCCaactgccttcctcctcctccccttgctGGGCTGGCTGACTGACCGGGGTTCGAATCCTGTTCGCCGCAAGACCATGGCAGCCATGTTTGCCTGTGGGGTCACTTTGCTGGGGATGTTGTGTGTCATCATGGCCAACATTCTTCACTTCAGCTATCTCCTTGAGAACAGTGTCAACATCAACAGCACTGCCCATGCCTCTCATCCTGCCGAGTCGGGTGCATGGAACGGGGAAGTGACGACTTCAGGGCAAGGTACAGACGCGTCGGATACGGCACATGGTCCAGATTATGGTGCCACAGACTCCACGAACGACAACCTTGCTACTTTTGGAATCACTCAAGCGCACACAGAAAATTTTGAG GTACCGTTCAAAGCTGGCCTGGGCCTTCTGGGTTTCATTCTGCTGGACATTGGGTTTGATGCTTCCAACGCCTGCATCAAATCCTTCGTGCTGACGTGCGGCCCTCGCTCTGAACACAGCTCTTTGTTGCTCATCGGGCTTGTGATCGCTTCGGCTGGAGGGGTGTCCACGGCATCACTAGCGTTGGTGGATTTCGGACCAATGTTTGGCTTGTCCTATATTGAAGG GGCCAGACTGACCATACAGACCACAGTCCAAGCCGTGGTAGTCACCATATTCATGATCGTGggcctctccatttctctcctcaCCGTCAACAGAATGCTCAAACTCCACAGTTCCTCTGCAGAAGATGCTGTTGTCATTCCTAAGCCCCAGAACTCTCTGGCTCATGAGGCTAAACCCCATCATGAAGAAACTCTTTCCCGAAGTGTCATTCTGGACGCTTTAGAGAATAGCTTCCGATCTTTAGGGGGTGGCTCTTTCCACTTTGACCAGAATATGGCGATTCGTGGTGAGCAACAGCGCAGTCAGTCTCTTGATCATCGCATTTACCACAGATCAACAGAACGTACCCCACTGCTGGAGGATGAAAGGGGTGTGATGGAAGAGTCGGAGCAGGAAAAATCTTGGATTGCTTCTGCTTCTGTGTCGTACGAGAAGACAGACTCCCTTTCCAGCATTCCAGATCACCTGGAGGCAAGGACCACTACCATGAAGGACGTGCCTGAACGCCACATGTCTAAGCAGACTCCGGAAGACATGTTGGAAGTAGAAGTCGATGAGATTCAGTCCCGTTGTTGTAAGAGAGGCTTCAAGACAAAACTCTTTCTGGTATTTTTGGCGACCTACTTCTCATCTTCGGCCATGAGCTTCTTCTCCATGACCAGCTCAGACTTTGTGGGGAAAGCGATCTACGGAGGAGATCCGGCAGCCCTGCCTGGCTCACAGAGCCTGATTAG CTACCAAGAAGGAGTGAGGATGTCGTCCATAGGATTCTTCATCCATTACATTTTTTACTTTATCATCAGTATCGTCCAGTCTCGAATTCTGGCTTTGATTG GTTGCAGGGCAGAGTTTGTGATTATTCATCTGTCTCTTGCGGCCATGATGGTAGCCACGAGTTTGACAGAACGACTGGAGGTCTACTTTCTGATGACTGTGGCAGCAGGGTTGCACAGAGCTTGCATCTATTCCATACCGTTTGCAGTTGTCAATGATCTTATCCAATCCAAG GCTTCAGGGGATGTGGGACTGGCCATGTCCATGGTCGTGGCTGCCTTACCACTGTCCTACTGCACGCTGTTCTCCTGGGTGGGTTCTCTGGAGGAGCTGACCGGAGTCGTGGCCGTTCCTTTCTGGGTGGGCTGTGTCACCGCTGTCCTGGCCACCTGCATGTTCCTGGCTGTGGGCAAAGTGTAG